The Bacillus cereus group sp. RP43 genome window below encodes:
- a CDS encoding GIY-YIG nuclease family protein produces the protein MVRFYLSDLLKRCNYNLNRTLLIRHSTNHERFVKAYGEDSLREYTQHQDPGFFDNYEIVIVFSADKSTTARYLKSYEVKHGEPYHISKDCAKFLLEPYNNNIMHPLFEMNNDTLSEYENKLFIDWGKGMRYWQKATNEKPITQLADTNQYNFPGFENMSLMYNELKEMVTNGDTYKDWHIALSSINAIYAITDCSNGKLYIGSSYNKNGLLGRWKEYVHTIHGGNNKLIRKHKQDAMAHLQLQYSILKVLPKDITPLEAVEVEKRYKEKLQTVKYGYNEN, from the coding sequence ATGGTTCGATTCTACCTATCTGATTTATTGAAGCGATGTAATTATAACTTAAATAGGACTTTATTAATAAGACACTCCACAAATCATGAACGCTTTGTAAAGGCTTATGGTGAAGATTCTCTTCGCGAATACACCCAACATCAAGACCCTGGCTTCTTTGATAACTACGAGATAGTTATAGTGTTTTCTGCCGACAAAAGTACAACAGCGAGATACTTGAAATCGTATGAAGTAAAGCATGGTGAACCGTATCATATATCGAAAGATTGCGCTAAATTCTTATTAGAACCCTATAATAATAACATTATGCATCCTTTGTTTGAAATGAATAATGATACATTGAGTGAGTATGAGAACAAGCTATTTATAGATTGGGGAAAAGGTATGAGGTATTGGCAAAAGGCTACCAATGAGAAACCCATTACACAACTAGCTGATACAAACCAATACAACTTCCCTGGATTTGAAAATATGTCGTTGATGTACAATGAACTAAAGGAAATGGTTACTAATGGTGATACATATAAGGATTGGCACATAGCTTTAAGTTCTATTAATGCTATATATGCAATAACAGACTGTTCTAACGGCAAACTTTACATAGGTTCTTCATACAATAAGAATGGATTACTTGGGAGATGGAAAGAGTATGTCCATACGATACATGGAGGGAACAACAAACTTATACGTAAACATAAGCAGGACGCCATGGCTCACTTACAATTACAATACTCCATACTAAAAGTGCTACCTAAAGATATTACACCGTTAGAAGCAGTTGAAGTTGAGAAGAGATATAAAGAGAAGCTACAAACCGTTAAGTATGGTTACAATGAGAATTAG
- a CDS encoding thioredoxin domain-containing protein, with amino-acid sequence MKKVYKIGAVLTTLCVACIAIFTLTKNESVKTETVTPEKAIVSAADAERAPKNIKDISKEELKQKIESHEEFIAYYYQPTCHYCKKAAPDINSMSRKHDSTIYRIDISTPENQSAFQEFDIPGTPVVVAYNRGEEVERLEGAVSAATYDGFFARRNSSAS; translated from the coding sequence ATGAAAAAAGTCTACAAAATTGGAGCAGTTTTAACAACCTTATGTGTTGCTTGTATCGCGATCTTTACTTTAACTAAGAATGAATCAGTCAAAACAGAAACTGTAACACCAGAAAAAGCAATTGTATCTGCTGCAGATGCAGAAAGAGCACCAAAAAATATAAAAGATATTTCAAAAGAAGAATTAAAGCAAAAAATAGAATCCCATGAAGAGTTTATTGCATATTACTATCAACCAACCTGTCATTATTGCAAAAAGGCTGCACCGGATATCAATAGTATGTCAAGAAAACATGATAGTACGATCTATCGTATTGATATTTCTACACCAGAAAATCAAAGTGCATTTCAAGAGTTTGATATCCCTGGTACTCCAGTTGTTGTAGCTTATAACAGAGGAGAAGAGGTTGAACGGCTAGAAGGAGCAGTGTCAGCTGCTACATATGATGGATTCTTTGCAAGACGTAATTCGAGCGCTAGCTAG
- a CDS encoding DUF418 domain-containing protein gives MQQNARIHSLDIIRGIAILCILFANLPTMTGLDPFNQAGYSGTDKVIRFLVDLFIQSKFYTIFAFLFGIGFYIFMKNTEARGYPIYMLFSRRLCILLLFGLLHFIFLWYGDILHAYALAGFILLFFYKRSTKLIFIAGCSFLLASYILRVILFLQASPSIPEEVPNYYQYMFTGNTTNQTVNLFTHYLHQVKARLFFLMTQEFKQLLIGILEYIGLCLIGLWAGKKNIFKRVSELEKKIKVLQWSSLFISCLLSLPIIYYFIETDIYYASHIQLWILFGGKTLAIFYICSLLLICEKKGNVKWLHPFMNVGKYALTNYITQSILTLVILSWYFKDISLVYYWQLCIFGLFICFVQIIFSKIWSKHFRYGPIEWVWRKGIYKG, from the coding sequence ATGCAACAAAACGCTCGTATTCATTCTTTAGACATAATAAGAGGTATAGCCATACTATGTATCCTATTTGCTAATCTACCTACTATGACGGGACTAGATCCCTTTAATCAAGCAGGTTACTCCGGTACAGATAAAGTGATTCGTTTTTTAGTAGATTTGTTTATTCAATCAAAGTTCTATACTATTTTTGCATTCTTATTTGGGATAGGATTTTATATCTTTATGAAAAATACAGAAGCAAGAGGCTATCCTATATATATGTTATTTAGCCGTAGATTGTGTATCTTACTACTCTTCGGTTTACTCCACTTCATCTTTCTATGGTATGGAGATATTCTACATGCGTATGCTTTAGCTGGCTTTATCCTATTGTTCTTTTATAAGCGATCTACTAAGCTTATTTTTATAGCCGGTTGTAGTTTTTTACTTGCTAGTTATATACTACGTGTTATTTTATTTTTACAAGCAAGCCCTTCTATTCCCGAAGAGGTACCAAATTACTATCAATACATGTTTACAGGCAACACCACTAATCAAACAGTGAATCTATTTACACATTATTTACATCAAGTAAAAGCTCGTTTGTTCTTTTTAATGACACAAGAATTTAAACAACTACTAATTGGAATCCTAGAATATATTGGCTTATGTTTAATAGGCTTATGGGCTGGCAAGAAAAATATTTTCAAACGTGTATCGGAACTTGAAAAGAAAATTAAAGTCTTACAGTGGAGTTCACTATTTATTTCATGCTTACTCTCTCTGCCTATTATCTATTATTTTATAGAAACTGATATTTATTACGCTAGCCATATCCAATTATGGATTCTTTTTGGGGGGAAAACGCTAGCTATATTCTATATTTGTTCCCTACTTTTAATTTGCGAGAAGAAAGGAAATGTAAAGTGGCTGCACCCCTTTATGAACGTAGGTAAGTATGCTTTAACTAATTACATCACCCAAAGCATACTAACGCTTGTCATTCTTTCGTGGTACTTTAAAGATATCTCACTCGTATATTACTGGCAACTATGTATCTTCGGCCTTTTTATTTGCTTCGTACAAATTATATTCAGCAAGATTTGGAGTAAACACTTCCGCTATGGTCCTATTGAATGGGTATGGAGAAAAGGAATTTACAAGGGATAA
- a CDS encoding CPBP family glutamic-type intramembrane protease, producing MNNSNLFKSSYIILIYFVMTQFVGIIGVQLLAKTGWYDIQGNQQQAIQQLLVHWELIGFSLTLVIFFLIYSKEMMSDPKLSIKLSRNSLVWILIGIILVFLAQMVGSMLDNSVFQLTTQSENTSSTVAAATISPVALISIVLLAPLVEEFVFRYAAINILTRKFKQTWSILISSFFFSIMHFDFPFIFGYFLIGLILAVVYVRTNRLLVSFLVHASMNLIVVMFQVL from the coding sequence ATGAATAATAGTAATTTATTTAAATCAAGCTACATCATTCTCATTTATTTTGTAATGACTCAATTTGTTGGAATTATAGGAGTGCAATTGCTAGCGAAGACAGGCTGGTATGATATTCAGGGAAACCAACAACAAGCGATCCAACAACTTCTTGTGCATTGGGAACTAATTGGATTTTCACTCACATTGGTAATCTTTTTTCTTATATATAGTAAAGAAATGATGAGTGATCCAAAGTTATCGATTAAATTATCAAGAAATTCATTGGTATGGATTTTAATTGGGATTATATTAGTATTTCTTGCGCAGATGGTTGGTAGTATGTTAGATAATAGTGTATTCCAGCTAACTACGCAATCAGAAAATACGTCTAGTACAGTCGCTGCTGCAACTATATCTCCTGTGGCTCTTATTTCAATTGTACTTCTTGCACCTTTAGTAGAAGAGTTTGTTTTTCGTTATGCGGCCATAAATATTTTAACTCGAAAGTTTAAACAAACCTGGAGTATACTAATAAGTTCATTTTTCTTTTCTATTATGCATTTTGATTTTCCATTTATATTTGGATACTTTCTAATCGGACTTATACTTGCTGTAGTATATGTGCGTACCAATAGGTTACTAGTATCATTTCTTGTTCATGCTAGTATGAACTTAATTGTTGTTATGTTTCAAGTTCTATAA
- a CDS encoding DUF2325 domain-containing protein yields MNTILVLGGSNGRTLEKLAEKRDCQVIFHDGKNHGGIKKTFRSVIKKCDVIVIQKGACGHVSIDVAKEYAKKYNVPLLFNQGFGGTGALEIGLKHLQAA; encoded by the coding sequence ATGAATACAATTCTAGTATTAGGTGGATCAAATGGTAGGACGTTAGAAAAACTAGCGGAAAAAAGAGATTGTCAGGTGATTTTTCATGACGGGAAAAATCATGGTGGTATAAAGAAGACGTTTCGGAGTGTCATTAAAAAATGTGATGTTATTGTAATTCAAAAAGGTGCATGTGGCCATGTATCCATTGATGTAGCAAAAGAATATGCGAAGAAGTATAATGTCCCGCTTTTATTTAATCAGGGGTTTGGTGGAACCGGTGCATTAGAAATAGGTTTAAAGCACCTGCAAGCGGCTTGA
- a CDS encoding lysozyme family protein: MSKNPNDPNEQKKSNPLKDVASHFIKKKGMQARGKMAKLAGKAGRAAAKAAAKLLKKATLKIVGSILAAVGLPAAIIMSLIIVVCVILASFVPFTDDESKTEEQVKKYMEVSMALNVDWKEIVAFDMARYDNDLTGKDPHDAISYFLDIQYEEYTEKEVCEAGPNGPCEKKKKEMQKTKSESFSGPDVKKILGDTDFKKKIDEINASGSKKVTTSSHGLEKAMELAKFSESQKDRAREILAAGMLEGMYGHLAPTGGFIGGMCVGSVSPGGEPVNINEKVTGYLPKIKEMAEKHGVAEYVGILAAQMMQESAGAGNDPMQASEGHYGDLSPSCIGVKGNARMGCITDPNISIEAGVQEFKDVLGQANGDVALALQSYNFGSGFISYALAKGGYSEETAIEFSRSKAHLNPGGCSDPNNFRTKVGACYGDYTYVTKVLKYYKDLGCVASGDGEWVSDKSWKWPTKSGRITDTFDAVRGGKQHNAVDIGAMTAGKAGDPVWSMEVGIVTNQTGNVNGGGLGVYVDHGNGIVSRYLHLSKISVAPGTMVTKGQIIGEMGGSNYNKDTGLLNMAGYAVHLDFQIRINDQPTDPMKFFKKNDNPGLSSGGSPIMMNDKRQKVLAEAKKWLGQGKVRYVLGDRNPPGGTSDCSGFTQYVFRTSVGVQLGDWTGAQVGQGKQVPDINHAQPGDLIFYENPGHVAIYMGNQKMIHIGDDKGVQITGLNYTARGQHMTQIRNVID, translated from the coding sequence ATGAGTAAGAACCCAAACGATCCAAATGAACAGAAAAAAAGCAATCCCTTAAAAGATGTAGCGTCTCACTTTATCAAGAAAAAAGGGATGCAAGCTCGCGGGAAAATGGCAAAATTGGCAGGAAAAGCAGGAAGGGCGGCAGCGAAAGCTGCTGCCAAACTGCTAAAAAAGGCAACACTTAAAATTGTAGGGTCAATATTAGCCGCGGTTGGATTACCTGCGGCTATCATTATGTCGCTGATTATTGTGGTGTGTGTCATTTTAGCATCTTTTGTACCATTTACCGATGATGAAAGTAAAACAGAAGAACAAGTGAAAAAGTATATGGAAGTTTCAATGGCTCTAAATGTGGATTGGAAAGAGATTGTCGCTTTTGACATGGCGCGGTATGATAATGATCTCACTGGTAAAGATCCACATGATGCTATTTCATATTTTTTGGATATCCAATATGAAGAATATACGGAAAAAGAGGTATGTGAGGCAGGACCGAATGGACCATGCGAAAAGAAAAAGAAGGAGATGCAGAAAACAAAATCAGAGAGTTTTTCAGGTCCAGATGTAAAAAAGATATTGGGAGATACAGATTTTAAGAAAAAAATAGATGAAATTAATGCTAGTGGTAGTAAAAAGGTGACAACCTCTTCTCATGGGCTAGAGAAAGCGATGGAACTTGCAAAATTTAGTGAGAGTCAAAAAGATCGTGCGCGTGAGATATTAGCTGCAGGGATGTTAGAGGGAATGTATGGACATCTAGCCCCAACTGGTGGATTTATCGGGGGCATGTGCGTAGGTTCTGTTAGTCCTGGTGGAGAGCCTGTTAATATCAATGAAAAAGTAACAGGTTATCTTCCAAAAATTAAAGAGATGGCAGAAAAACATGGTGTCGCTGAATATGTTGGTATTCTGGCAGCTCAAATGATGCAGGAATCAGCTGGAGCAGGAAATGACCCGATGCAAGCATCAGAGGGACATTATGGAGACTTGAGTCCATCTTGTATAGGTGTAAAAGGAAATGCTCGAATGGGGTGTATTACAGATCCGAATATTTCTATTGAAGCAGGAGTACAGGAATTTAAAGATGTGCTAGGACAAGCGAATGGTGACGTCGCTCTCGCCTTACAGTCATATAATTTTGGGAGTGGTTTTATTAGCTATGCATTAGCAAAAGGTGGTTATTCAGAGGAAACAGCCATTGAATTCTCAAGAAGTAAGGCACATTTAAATCCGGGTGGTTGTTCTGATCCTAATAACTTCCGAACCAAAGTGGGAGCGTGTTATGGGGATTATACGTACGTTACCAAAGTTTTGAAGTATTACAAGGATTTAGGTTGTGTAGCGTCCGGGGATGGAGAATGGGTGTCTGATAAAAGTTGGAAATGGCCAACGAAATCAGGGCGTATTACAGATACGTTTGATGCGGTTCGTGGTGGAAAACAACATAACGCTGTAGATATTGGGGCCATGACCGCCGGAAAAGCTGGAGACCCTGTGTGGTCGATGGAAGTTGGTATTGTAACGAACCAAACAGGAAATGTAAATGGTGGTGGTTTAGGTGTTTATGTAGACCATGGAAATGGCATTGTATCTCGCTACTTACACTTGAGTAAAATATCAGTTGCACCAGGAACCATGGTAACAAAAGGACAAATTATTGGGGAGATGGGCGGTTCTAACTATAATAAAGATACTGGTTTACTTAATATGGCTGGTTATGCTGTTCATTTAGATTTCCAAATTCGTATTAACGACCAACCAACGGATCCAATGAAATTCTTTAAGAAAAATGATAATCCAGGACTATCATCTGGTGGTTCACCTATTATGATGAATGACAAACGACAAAAAGTATTAGCAGAAGCAAAAAAATGGCTTGGTCAAGGAAAAGTGAGATATGTATTAGGGGATCGTAATCCACCGGGTGGCACTTCAGATTGCTCAGGATTTACGCAGTATGTCTTTAGAACAAGTGTAGGTGTGCAACTTGGAGATTGGACAGGTGCTCAAGTTGGACAAGGTAAACAAGTACCAGACATCAATCATGCACAACCAGGAGACCTCATCTTCTATGAAAACCCAGGACACGTTGCAATTTATATGGGGAACCAGAAAATGATTCATATTGGTGATGATAAGGGTGTACAAATTACAGGTCTAAACTATACGGCAAGAGGACAACATATGACTCAAATCCGTAATGTTATAGACTGA
- a CDS encoding DUF87 domain-containing protein, producing MKLFGKKKKEKKKLEAEKTDELELEEEEQEQEEVPTQLDNQTTVFDVIAPEGMKIDAEDYGVIKQSLGSNTFFRPFYIPRDGYPRMMQTNWLNMLTSAGEVDVMIDIHKEPKAKAMRSLDMQLTMLRSNLSFQRTRGNIDQEKDLDAKIQDTNNLMDEIQFNENDSYMVSTMAVAYAESKKELDVLCEYLEDEMQASHFKIASTWNRVKSGLKAVMPLGAPNTLQDTYRNIDRRALCTFAPFVSGSGRFNGGIPIGKNKITGQIEFLNSFGNADYRPPNYNIGVTGISGSGKSLLLKMKLARETSLADTHAMIIDSEGEFVKITKRLGGINLNISPESNIIINPCAIAVTELQITDKDEELEALEQYDKKELIERDGVKYVRFVPILEKINEILGFFDIIIRGQDFDQPGLNVFQRTMLEDAIREVFDKHGITSHPSSLYTDEVKKVDGQLIQSQVRKPEPELKEIYDVIVEHHGDDVKAEELIAAIRPFLRDGSKPLFDGQSHFGRGVETQLNESRVVNFNISHLEEGFLKPIAFHVILNYIWEHWIKSPEHAIKRKVLYVDEMWQFIDYEQTVNFLEKVARRSRKRNAGMCWASQDFVRILENVKARGILQSTFSYFFLEQNKIDKKKIQENFNLTAGELDIILNNPGKGEGIFRVGDSSVWIQTDPSDKEMMFIESNEAVLQELLNNMKKVQGYAG from the coding sequence ATGAAGTTGTTTGGAAAAAAGAAAAAAGAAAAAAAGAAATTAGAAGCAGAAAAAACAGATGAATTAGAGCTAGAGGAGGAAGAGCAGGAGCAAGAAGAGGTACCCACTCAATTAGATAATCAAACAACCGTGTTTGATGTCATTGCCCCAGAAGGCATGAAAATTGATGCAGAAGACTATGGGGTGATTAAGCAGTCTTTAGGAAGTAATACCTTCTTCCGTCCGTTTTACATTCCACGTGATGGATACCCTCGTATGATGCAAACCAATTGGTTGAACATGTTAACTTCAGCTGGGGAAGTCGATGTCATGATTGATATTCATAAAGAGCCAAAAGCGAAGGCGATGCGATCGTTAGATATGCAGCTAACGATGCTACGTTCAAACCTTTCTTTCCAACGCACACGAGGAAACATTGATCAAGAAAAAGACTTAGATGCAAAAATTCAAGATACAAACAATTTAATGGATGAAATTCAATTTAATGAGAATGACTCCTATATGGTGAGTACGATGGCTGTTGCGTATGCAGAATCAAAGAAAGAATTAGACGTTTTATGTGAGTATCTTGAGGATGAAATGCAAGCATCACACTTTAAGATAGCAAGTACTTGGAATCGTGTGAAAAGTGGTTTGAAAGCTGTTATGCCACTAGGTGCACCAAACACTTTGCAAGATACATACCGAAATATCGATAGACGTGCCTTGTGTACATTTGCCCCGTTTGTGTCAGGATCCGGAAGATTTAATGGTGGTATACCAATAGGAAAGAACAAAATTACTGGACAAATAGAATTTTTAAATTCGTTCGGGAATGCAGATTATCGCCCACCAAATTATAACATTGGTGTGACGGGGATCTCAGGTTCCGGGAAAAGTTTACTTTTAAAGATGAAGTTAGCACGTGAAACGTCACTTGCAGATACACATGCAATGATTATCGATTCAGAGGGCGAATTCGTAAAAATTACAAAACGTCTAGGTGGTATTAACTTAAATATTTCACCAGAAAGTAATATCATTATTAACCCTTGTGCAATCGCGGTAACAGAACTTCAGATTACAGATAAAGATGAAGAACTAGAAGCGCTTGAACAATACGATAAGAAAGAACTCATAGAGCGTGATGGCGTGAAGTATGTAAGATTTGTACCTATTTTAGAGAAAATTAATGAAATACTAGGATTCTTTGACATTATTATTCGTGGACAAGATTTTGATCAACCAGGATTAAATGTATTCCAGCGTACGATGCTGGAAGATGCAATCCGTGAAGTGTTTGATAAACATGGTATTACCTCACACCCTTCATCTTTATATACAGATGAAGTGAAAAAAGTGGATGGACAATTAATTCAGTCCCAAGTGAGAAAGCCAGAGCCAGAGTTAAAAGAAATCTACGATGTAATAGTAGAACATCATGGAGACGATGTGAAAGCGGAAGAGTTAATTGCGGCGATTCGTCCATTCCTACGTGATGGTTCAAAGCCATTATTTGATGGACAAAGTCATTTTGGCCGTGGTGTAGAAACGCAGTTAAATGAGTCACGTGTTGTTAATTTCAACATTAGTCATTTAGAGGAAGGATTTTTAAAACCAATCGCCTTCCACGTTATTTTGAACTATATTTGGGAGCATTGGATTAAGAGTCCTGAACACGCTATTAAGCGAAAAGTATTATATGTGGATGAAATGTGGCAGTTTATCGATTATGAACAGACGGTTAACTTCTTAGAAAAAGTAGCACGTCGTTCACGTAAAAGAAATGCCGGCATGTGTTGGGCAAGTCAGGACTTTGTTCGTATTTTAGAAAATGTAAAAGCGCGCGGTATCTTGCAATCTACTTTCTCTTATTTCTTCTTAGAGCAAAATAAGATTGATAAGAAAAAAATCCAAGAGAACTTTAACTTAACGGCTGGGGAGCTTGATATTATTCTAAACAACCCAGGAAAAGGAGAAGGAATCTTCCGTGTAGGAGATAGTTCAGTTTGGATTCAAACAGATCCATCAGACAAAGAAATGATGTTTATTGAATCAAATGAAGCCGTACTACAAGAGCTTTTAAATAATATGAAGAAAGTACAAGGATACGCAGGGTAA
- a CDS encoding PrgI family mobile element protein, which translates to MRKVTVPVDMTSEQKTLLGVLSKRQLIYLLGGGASLYLYVPFLWRLFAPIDAVVAFFICLILAIPTVVGVIAFAFIYKEKQHMYLDKFLLIKMRSRSEKGKWRKGYEPTTWAKENL; encoded by the coding sequence ATGAGAAAAGTAACCGTTCCTGTTGATATGACCTCGGAACAAAAAACACTGTTAGGTGTATTGAGTAAACGCCAATTGATTTATCTGTTAGGTGGCGGAGCATCTCTTTATTTATATGTACCATTCTTATGGCGGCTATTTGCACCTATTGATGCGGTGGTAGCATTTTTTATTTGCTTAATTTTAGCAATACCAACGGTAGTAGGTGTAATAGCTTTTGCTTTTATTTATAAAGAAAAACAACACATGTATCTAGATAAGTTTTTACTTATCAAAATGCGTAGCCGTTCTGAAAAAGGCAAGTGGAGAAAAGGGTACGAGCCAACTACATGGGCAAAGGAGAATTTATAA